Proteins encoded in a region of the bacterium genome:
- a CDS encoding DUF86 domain-containing protein — MAKDIQILLGYILDSVEELEKHVTDLSHEDFLQSTLVQDAVMRRLEIIGEAVNNLPDKLKADNSEIPWRDIADMRNLLIHEYFGVDIELVWETVQKDIPPLKKKIQELQK, encoded by the coding sequence ATGGCAAAGGATATACAAATTCTCCTTGGTTATATCTTGGACAGTGTTGAGGAATTGGAAAAACATGTGACTGATTTGAGTCACGAAGATTTTTTGCAATCAACACTTGTACAAGACGCAGTGATGCGTCGGTTGGAAATTATCGGCGAAGCGGTTAATAATCTTCCGGATAAATTAAAAGCAGATAATTCTGAAATTCCATGGCGCGATATAGCGGACATGCGCAATCTGCTGATTCACGAATATTTTGGCGTCGATATTGAGTTAGTCTGGGAAACCGTTCAAAAAGACATTCCACCGCTAAAGAAAAAGATTCAAGAACTGCAAAAATAG
- a CDS encoding DNA-directed RNA polymerase subunit beta, with translation MAKSSKQKLEDRKEHHKKWQVSSSPVDSGNMMSRKFFTKTYDVASAPQLIETQLNSYRWFLEAGLPELFEEFNPIEAHAGAMSLEFLDYYLDEPKHTEKTSKDRNSTLEAPIRVAVRLTNKKTGEVKEQEVYLGEFPVMTNRGTFIVNGVERVVVSQLIRSPGVFFTSNFTRGRNWYGAKVIPNRGAWLEIETGADGVLYVKIDRRRKVVATALMRAFGYGDDDSIRNALKETDTDPDMSFVDASLAKDPSHNEAEGLKEVYKKIRPGDLATTDNARQMVEDMFFRFDRYDFGRVGRYRMNNRLGLNFSEAQETRTLQKEDLVAILKEVIRLNVTQEIADDIDHLGNRRVRAVGELIQNKFRVGLQRMKRIAQDRMSTMDPNTVTPSQLINARPIIAAIKEFFTSSQLSQFMDQTNPLSELEHKRRLSAMGPGGLARERAGFEVRDVHYSHYGRICPIETPEGPNIGLVGHMASFARVNDYGFLETPYQKVSHVLPLDKAEGEEAWVDIVSKDEKVIIPGRTKITAVHIKALETAGMTDVRVKPRVTKEVEYIDANKEDRTAIAHAAEPVGADGHFVNDRVEARDHGQFREVAIDKVDYVDISAIQPISVASALIPFIEHDDAQRALMGSNMQRQAVSCIKPSSPVVGTGMERRAAFDSGHVVICQADGTVAEVDGAHISVLEDGGNVRTYPLQAFVRSNTSTSMTQHPRINKGDKVKRGDALADGASIEGGELALGQNLLVALVPWRGGNFEDAILISSRVVEDDWFTSIHIEDFTIEVRDTKLGPEVVTRDIPNVGEEKLRNLDEDGIIRIGAEVSSGDILVGKITPKGETDLTAEERLLRAIFGEKARDVKDTSLYLQHGEHGKVVGIRIFDRDKGDKLPSGAIQQVQVSVAQLRKLQVGDKLAGRHGNKGVISRIVPEEDMPYLEDGTPVDIVLNPMGVASRMNLGQILETHLGWAAQKLGYKVASPPFNGVSEEIIKQELVKAGLPESGQVKLMDGVTGEPFDRPVTVGIMYILKLHHLVEDKIHMRSTGPYSLVTQQPLGGKAQSGGQRFGEMEVWALEAYGAAYTLQEMLTIKSDDVLGRSRTYEAIVKGEEIRPPNIPASFDVLVRELKGLALDVEIETSTPAVKESDNDVDGEGDARTKTPTRTIRTDNSGE, from the coding sequence GTGGCAAAATCCTCAAAGCAAAAACTAGAAGATCGAAAAGAACACCATAAGAAATGGCAGGTTTCTTCGTCACCAGTAGATTCGGGAAACATGATGTCCCGCAAGTTTTTCACGAAGACCTATGATGTCGCGTCCGCCCCCCAACTGATTGAAACGCAACTCAATTCATATCGTTGGTTTTTGGAAGCGGGTTTGCCGGAACTGTTTGAAGAATTTAATCCAATCGAAGCGCACGCCGGTGCGATGTCTTTGGAATTTTTGGACTACTATTTGGATGAACCGAAACATACGGAAAAAACTTCCAAGGATCGCAACTCTACATTGGAAGCGCCAATTCGCGTGGCGGTGCGTTTGACCAATAAAAAGACCGGTGAAGTAAAAGAACAAGAAGTTTATCTCGGAGAATTTCCGGTGATGACCAATCGCGGTACTTTTATTGTAAATGGTGTCGAACGTGTCGTAGTTTCACAATTAATACGCTCTCCGGGCGTATTTTTTACCTCTAATTTTACGCGCGGTCGTAATTGGTATGGCGCGAAAGTGATCCCAAATCGCGGGGCTTGGTTGGAAATTGAAACCGGCGCGGATGGCGTGTTGTATGTAAAAATTGATCGCCGTCGCAAAGTGGTGGCGACTGCTTTGATGCGCGCGTTTGGTTATGGTGATGATGATTCAATTCGTAATGCTTTAAAAGAAACCGACACCGATCCGGACATGTCGTTTGTGGATGCGTCGTTGGCGAAAGATCCTTCCCACAACGAAGCGGAAGGTTTGAAAGAAGTTTATAAGAAGATTCGTCCGGGTGATTTGGCCACCACTGATAATGCCCGTCAAATGGTGGAAGATATGTTCTTCCGTTTCGACCGTTACGATTTTGGACGTGTCGGTCGTTACAGAATGAATAATCGTTTGGGTTTGAATTTTTCCGAAGCGCAAGAAACTCGCACGCTCCAAAAAGAAGATTTGGTGGCGATCTTGAAAGAAGTGATTCGTTTGAACGTGACGCAAGAAATTGCCGATGATATCGATCATTTGGGCAATCGTCGCGTGCGCGCTGTAGGCGAATTGATTCAAAACAAATTCCGTGTTGGACTCCAGCGCATGAAGCGTATCGCGCAAGACCGTATGAGTACGATGGATCCAAACACCGTTACACCTTCTCAACTGATCAATGCTCGTCCGATTATTGCGGCAATTAAGGAGTTCTTCACGAGCTCGCAGTTGTCACAGTTCATGGATCAAACCAACCCATTGTCCGAATTGGAACATAAGCGTCGTTTGTCCGCGATGGGTCCCGGTGGTTTGGCTCGCGAACGCGCCGGTTTTGAAGTTCGTGACGTCCACTATTCTCACTACGGTCGTATTTGTCCAATTGAAACTCCAGAAGGTCCAAACATTGGTTTGGTCGGTCACATGGCCTCGTTTGCCCGCGTGAATGATTATGGTTTCTTAGAAACCCCGTACCAAAAAGTTTCTCACGTTTTGCCACTCGACAAAGCGGAAGGGGAAGAGGCTTGGGTTGATATTGTTAGCAAAGACGAAAAAGTAATTATCCCAGGGAGGACGAAAATTACCGCCGTCCATATCAAAGCTTTGGAAACGGCAGGAATGACTGATGTTCGCGTGAAACCACGGGTTACGAAAGAAGTTGAATATATTGATGCTAACAAAGAAGATCGCACAGCGATCGCGCACGCCGCCGAACCGGTTGGTGCCGATGGTCACTTTGTAAACGATCGCGTGGAAGCGCGTGATCATGGACAATTTAGAGAAGTGGCCATCGATAAAGTTGATTACGTTGATATTTCCGCGATCCAACCAATTTCCGTCGCTTCCGCTTTGATTCCGTTTATTGAACACGATGATGCCCAGCGCGCACTCATGGGATCAAACATGCAACGTCAGGCTGTGTCTTGTATCAAACCAAGTTCTCCTGTTGTTGGTACCGGTATGGAACGTCGCGCGGCTTTTGATTCCGGTCACGTGGTAATCTGTCAGGCCGATGGCACAGTCGCCGAAGTGGACGGCGCTCACATTAGCGTTTTAGAAGATGGTGGTAATGTTCGCACCTATCCTTTGCAGGCTTTTGTAAGATCAAATACGTCCACCTCGATGACCCAACACCCGCGAATTAACAAGGGTGACAAAGTTAAGCGTGGTGACGCATTAGCCGACGGTGCTTCAATTGAGGGCGGAGAATTGGCCTTAGGTCAAAACCTATTGGTGGCGCTTGTGCCGTGGCGTGGTGGTAATTTCGAAGATGCCATCTTGATTTCCAGTCGCGTTGTTGAAGATGATTGGTTTACCTCTATTCACATTGAAGATTTTACGATTGAAGTGCGCGACACAAAACTCGGTCCGGAAGTGGTAACGCGCGATATTCCAAACGTCGGTGAAGAAAAACTCCGCAATTTGGATGAAGACGGCATTATCCGCATCGGCGCGGAAGTGTCTTCCGGTGATATCTTGGTCGGCAAAATTACGCCAAAGGGTGAAACCGATTTGACGGCCGAAGAAAGATTGTTAAGAGCCATCTTCGGCGAAAAAGCACGCGACGTGAAAGACACTTCTCTCTACTTGCAACACGGTGAACACGGCAAAGTCGTTGGCATTAGAATTTTCGATCGCGACAAGGGTGACAAATTGCCATCCGGCGCCATTCAACAAGTGCAGGTAAGCGTCGCGCAACTCCGCAAATTACAGGTCGGTGACAAGTTGGCCGGTCGTCACGGAAACAAGGGTGTTATTTCTCGCATTGTGCCGGAAGAAGATATGCCGTATCTCGAAGACGGTACGCCGGTTGATATTGTTTTGAATCCGATGGGTGTGGCTTCCCGTATGAATCTCGGTCAGATTTTGGAAACCCACTTGGGTTGGGCCGCGCAGAAACTCGGCTACAAGGTCGCATCGCCTCCGTTTAACGGTGTTTCGGAAGAAATTATCAAGCAAGAATTGGTCAAAGCCGGGTTACCGGAAAGTGGACAGGTTAAGTTAATGGACGGCGTAACCGGCGAACCTTTTGATCGTCCGGTCACGGTCGGTATTATGTACATCTTGAAACTGCATCATTTGGTGGAAGATAAGATTCATATGCGTTCCACCGGTCCGTACTCGTTGGTTACACAACAGCCGTTGGGTGGTAAAGCACAGAGCGGTGGTCAGCGTTTTGGAGAAATGGAAGTGTGGGCACTCGAAGCTTATGGTGCCGCTTACACCCTGCAAGAAATGTTGACGATTAAATCTGATGACGTGTTAGGTCGTTCCCGAACATACGAAGCAATCGTGAAGGGTGAAGAAATTCGTCCACCAAATATTCCCGCTTCCTTTGATGTATTGGTGCGTGAATTGAAAGGTTTGGCACTGGATGTTGAAATCGAAACCAGCACGCCAGCCGTAAAAGAAAGTGACAACGATGTTGATGGTGAAGG